A section of the Prochlorococcus marinus XMU1402 genome encodes:
- a CDS encoding DUF6761 family protein, with the protein MTSFDNPKAIRHFQSICDSCQDLVNRFHTQSDLKLYSDGYLQALRNCSALEERDQDKLERIIERWILDPSSFIEPEGGQNRGFFNKKRI; encoded by the coding sequence ATGACATCATTTGATAATCCTAAGGCAATTCGTCATTTTCAATCTATTTGCGATAGTTGCCAAGACTTGGTTAATCGTTTCCATACTCAATCTGATCTTAAATTGTATAGTGATGGTTATCTCCAAGCCTTAAGGAATTGCAGTGCTTTAGAAGAAAGAGATCAAGATAAATTAGAAAGAATAATAGAAAGATGGATTTTGGATCCATCAAGTTTTATTGAACCAGAAGGGGGGCAAAATCGGGGTTTTTTTAATAAAAAAAGGATTTGA
- a CDS encoding response regulator transcription factor — protein MQSTEQILASTPGSSQLPSSSQTPSRVLVVEPHPTLRTVLVQRLRQDGHLAAAVGSAAEAIDLCREQSPDLLVSAEILEQNTAMRLAQQLGSAVIVLTARSGVEALVNLLDEGADDVLRKPFGLEELAARCRTLLKRGRIGLQEKVEVGPLEVHLLLRQVTLSEKPVELSPREFALLCALLMPPGMVRSRQELLRMAWPPFSGGPRSVDTQVLTLRRKLEQAGLGEGGGITTVRQQGYRFSIDNI, from the coding sequence ATGCAATCAACTGAGCAAATCTTAGCTTCAACCCCTGGCAGTTCACAATTGCCTTCGAGCTCTCAAACTCCATCAAGAGTTCTTGTTGTTGAACCTCACCCCACACTTAGAACAGTCCTAGTACAAAGACTTCGTCAAGATGGTCATTTAGCTGCTGCCGTTGGATCAGCTGCGGAGGCTATTGACCTTTGCAGAGAACAGTCTCCTGATCTTTTGGTCAGCGCAGAAATCCTTGAACAAAATACTGCTATGAGACTTGCTCAACAGTTAGGAAGTGCTGTTATCGTTCTTACAGCAAGATCAGGAGTAGAAGCCCTAGTAAATCTTCTGGATGAAGGAGCCGATGATGTTCTTAGAAAGCCATTCGGACTAGAAGAGCTTGCAGCAAGATGTAGAACTCTATTAAAAAGAGGAAGAATAGGATTACAAGAAAAGGTCGAAGTTGGTCCTTTAGAAGTACATCTTCTTTTAAGGCAGGTTACTCTTAGCGAGAAGCCTGTAGAGCTAAGCCCAAGAGAGTTTGCGCTTCTGTGTGCTCTTCTTATGCCTCCTGGTATGGTAAGAAGTCGCCAAGAGCTTCTAAGGATGGCTTGGCCTCCGTTTAGCGGAGGACCAAGATCTGTAGATACACAAGTCTTGACGTTAAGAAGAAAATTAGAGCAGGCAGGATTAGGAGAAGGTGGTGGAATAACTACTGTTAGACAACAAGGTTATCGATTCAGTATTGACAATATTTAG
- the crtH gene encoding carotenoid isomerase: protein MKSNKANFDAIIIGSGIGGLVTASQLAAKGAEVLVLEKYIIPGGSGGSFKRKGYTFDVGASMIFGFGDKGYTNLLTRALKDVNEKCETIPDPVQLEYHLPNNFSISVDKSYDKFINKLSESFPKEKKGIKNFYDTCANVFKCLDSMPLLSIEDPSYLLKVFFKSPLSCLGLARWLPVNAGDVARKFIKDPELLKFIDIECFCWSVMPALKTPMINAGMVFTDRHAGGINYPKGGVGTIAEKLVAGIEKLGSQIRYKANVTEILLKDKKAVGVKLSNGEEIYSDIIVSNSTRWDTFGLKDKKKGLIESKNVPKSEYKWSETYKPSPSFVSIHLGVEKNLISNSFNCHHIIVENWDELESEKGVIFVSIPTLLDSSLAPEGKHIVHAFTPSSMSEWEGLSRTEYLQKKEKYFSFLVEKISTILPNLEQNIDHKEIGTPKTHKKFLGRYEGSYGPIPSQKLLGLLPMPFNTTKIKNLYCVGDSCFPGQGLNAVAFSGYACAHKIGSKLNINSFNLPD from the coding sequence ATGAAATCTAATAAAGCAAATTTTGATGCAATTATTATTGGCTCAGGAATTGGAGGATTAGTAACAGCATCACAATTAGCTGCTAAAGGTGCTGAAGTTTTAGTACTTGAAAAATATATTATTCCAGGAGGAAGTGGGGGGTCTTTCAAGAGGAAAGGCTATACCTTTGATGTTGGTGCTTCAATGATATTTGGATTTGGAGATAAAGGTTATACTAATTTATTAACTCGTGCATTAAAAGACGTAAATGAGAAATGCGAAACTATTCCTGATCCGGTGCAACTTGAGTATCATCTTCCAAATAATTTTAGTATTTCAGTAGATAAAAGTTATGATAAATTCATTAATAAATTATCAGAAAGTTTTCCGAAGGAAAAAAAAGGTATAAAAAATTTTTACGATACTTGCGCAAATGTATTTAAATGTTTAGATTCAATGCCTCTTTTATCAATAGAGGATCCAAGTTATCTTTTAAAAGTTTTCTTTAAATCTCCATTATCCTGCTTGGGGTTGGCAAGATGGTTACCTGTAAACGCAGGAGATGTCGCCAGAAAGTTCATAAAGGATCCTGAACTCCTAAAATTTATCGACATAGAATGTTTTTGCTGGTCAGTAATGCCAGCCCTCAAAACTCCTATGATTAATGCCGGAATGGTATTTACAGATAGGCATGCTGGCGGTATAAATTATCCAAAAGGTGGTGTAGGAACAATAGCAGAAAAATTAGTTGCTGGTATCGAAAAACTAGGCAGCCAAATTCGTTATAAAGCCAATGTGACAGAGATCCTCTTAAAGGACAAGAAGGCTGTAGGAGTTAAGCTCTCAAATGGGGAGGAAATTTACTCAGATATTATTGTATCCAATTCAACTAGATGGGATACATTTGGACTGAAAGATAAAAAGAAAGGATTAATTGAAAGTAAGAATGTCCCAAAAAGTGAATATAAATGGTCAGAGACCTACAAACCTTCTCCATCTTTTGTCTCAATTCATCTTGGTGTTGAAAAAAATCTAATAAGCAATAGCTTTAATTGTCATCATATAATCGTTGAAAATTGGGATGAATTGGAAAGTGAAAAGGGAGTGATTTTTGTATCTATTCCTACTTTGCTTGATTCGTCTTTAGCCCCAGAAGGTAAACATATCGTACATGCATTCACACCTTCATCAATGAGTGAATGGGAAGGTTTATCAAGAACAGAATATCTGCAAAAAAAAGAAAAATACTTTTCATTTCTTGTTGAAAAGATATCAACTATATTACCTAATCTTGAACAAAATATTGATCACAAAGAAATTGGAACTCCAAAGACCCACAAAAAATTTCTTGGAAGATATGAAGGTAGTTATGGACCTATACCTAGTCAAAAGTTACTTGGACTTTTGCCAATGCCTTTTAATACTACAAAAATTAAAAACCTTTATTGCGTAGGGGATTCATGTTTTCCAGGGCAAGGCTTAAATGCAGTAGCTTTTAGTGGATACGCTTGTGCTCATAAAATAGGTTCAAAATTAAATATTAATAGTTTTAACTTGCCAGATTAA